The Gillisia sp. Hel_I_86 genome has a segment encoding these proteins:
- a CDS encoding nucleotide sugar dehydrogenase, whose product MTTIKNICCIGAGYVGGPTMAIIAQKCPDIKVTVVDINEKRIAAWNDEDVNKIPIYEPGLSEIVKEAKGRNLFFSTDVDSAIDNAEMIFISVNTPTKTYGMGKGMAADLKYIELCARQIARVAKNDKIVVEKSTLPVRTAQALKDILENTGNGVDFQILSNPEFLAEGTAVEDLNNPDRVLIGGDIDTAEGKKAVQSLVDIYSNWVPAEHILTTNIWSSELSKLTANAFLAQRVSSINAMSELCEKTGANVNEVAKAVGMDSRIGSKFLQSSVGFGGSCFQKDILNLVYIAKSFGLNEVADFWEQVIILNDHQKRRFAANIVKTLFNTVSGKKITILGWAFKKDTNDTRESAAIYVSDYLLNEQAEIVVYDPKVTAEQIYADLDYLGTRPDSENRSLVKVVNTAEEACKDSHAVAVLTEWDEFKELDWKKIYDDMLKPAFLFDGRRLLDRKTKEELGFEFYAIGS is encoded by the coding sequence ATGACTACAATTAAAAACATTTGCTGCATAGGAGCAGGATACGTAGGAGGCCCGACCATGGCAATTATAGCTCAAAAATGTCCTGATATCAAAGTAACGGTAGTAGATATAAATGAAAAAAGGATCGCTGCCTGGAATGACGAGGATGTAAATAAGATTCCAATTTATGAGCCAGGTTTATCAGAAATAGTGAAAGAAGCGAAGGGCAGAAACTTGTTTTTTTCGACAGATGTCGACAGTGCAATTGATAATGCTGAGATGATCTTCATTTCGGTAAATACGCCCACTAAAACTTACGGAATGGGCAAGGGGATGGCTGCCGATCTTAAATATATAGAGCTATGTGCAAGACAAATTGCCCGAGTTGCTAAAAATGATAAGATTGTAGTTGAAAAATCAACTTTACCGGTAAGAACTGCTCAAGCATTAAAGGATATTTTAGAAAATACAGGGAATGGTGTTGATTTTCAAATTTTATCCAATCCAGAATTTTTAGCAGAAGGAACTGCTGTAGAGGATTTAAATAATCCAGATCGAGTACTAATAGGTGGGGATATTGATACTGCTGAAGGTAAAAAAGCGGTACAATCCCTTGTGGATATTTATTCTAATTGGGTTCCGGCTGAACATATTCTCACAACAAATATTTGGTCTTCTGAACTTTCAAAACTAACAGCGAACGCATTTCTTGCTCAGCGAGTGTCGTCTATAAATGCGATGAGTGAATTGTGTGAGAAAACAGGTGCCAACGTAAACGAGGTAGCAAAGGCTGTAGGAATGGATTCCAGAATAGGGTCTAAATTTTTGCAATCTTCTGTTGGATTTGGAGGTTCGTGTTTTCAGAAGGATATCTTGAACTTGGTATATATAGCTAAATCATTTGGATTGAATGAAGTTGCAGATTTTTGGGAACAAGTGATTATTTTAAATGATCATCAAAAGCGCAGATTTGCCGCTAATATTGTAAAAACTTTATTCAATACAGTTTCAGGTAAAAAAATAACTATTTTAGGCTGGGCATTTAAGAAAGACACGAATGATACAAGGGAATCTGCAGCAATTTATGTTTCAGATTATCTCTTAAATGAGCAAGCTGAAATTGTGGTGTACGATCCTAAAGTGACTGCGGAACAAATTTATGCAGATTTAGATTATTTAGGAACAAGACCAGATTCTGAAAACAGGTCTCTGGTAAAAGTGGTTAATACTGCTGAAGAAGCATGCAAAGACTCGCATGCAGTTGCTGTTTTAACCGAATGGGATGAATTTAAGGAACTGGATTGGAAAAAGATCTATGATGATATGCTAAAACCAGCATTCCTTTTTGATGGGAGAAGGTTACTAGATCGAAAAACAAAAGAAGAACTTGGTTTTGAATTCTATGCAATAGGTAGTTGA
- a CDS encoding 3-keto-5-aminohexanoate cleavage protein yields MNKNKIIVNFCPTGMIPTKAMTSHVPISPNEIIEQTHEAYEIGITMAHLHAREENQVPTWKPEVYREIFEGVRKHCPDLIICGSTSGRNFPEFEKRSAVIELKPDMCSLTLSSLNFLRQASINDPEIIIRLVEKMSGYGVVPELECFDLGMINYGKYLINKEYIKGPFYWNLLFGNIAGFQASYLQIGTAVNEIPKDHFVSLAGLGAEQLPVNATAISMGYGARVGLEDNIWWDSSRTRLVSNVELIKRTHELIEINQKEFFKPKDFGALGFYNRHRNG; encoded by the coding sequence GTGAATAAAAATAAAATTATAGTCAATTTCTGTCCTACGGGAATGATCCCAACAAAAGCCATGACTTCCCATGTTCCCATTTCTCCCAATGAAATAATAGAACAAACTCATGAAGCTTATGAGATAGGGATTACCATGGCACATCTACATGCACGGGAAGAGAACCAAGTTCCAACATGGAAACCAGAAGTGTATAGGGAAATTTTTGAGGGAGTTCGTAAACACTGCCCAGATTTAATAATATGTGGTAGTACCTCTGGTCGAAATTTTCCTGAATTCGAAAAGCGATCTGCAGTAATAGAACTGAAACCAGATATGTGCTCCTTAACACTTTCATCTCTAAATTTTTTACGTCAAGCTTCTATAAATGATCCGGAAATAATTATTAGGCTGGTTGAAAAAATGTCAGGCTATGGCGTTGTTCCCGAGTTGGAATGTTTTGATCTGGGAATGATTAATTACGGCAAATATTTAATAAATAAAGAATATATTAAAGGTCCATTTTACTGGAACTTATTATTTGGGAATATAGCAGGTTTTCAAGCTTCGTATTTACAAATTGGAACAGCAGTGAATGAAATTCCCAAAGACCATTTTGTGTCCTTAGCTGGTTTGGGCGCAGAACAATTGCCAGTTAATGCAACTGCTATTTCAATGGGTTATGGCGCAAGAGTGGGTCTAGAAGATAATATTTGGTGGGATTCAAGTAGAACGAGACTTGTTTCGAATGTTGAGTTGATTAAGAGAACGCATGAGTTGATTGAGATTAACCAAAAAGAATTTTTTAAACCTAAGGATTTTGGAGCATTAGGTTTTTATAATCGTCATAGGAATGGATAA
- a CDS encoding acetyltransferase, translating into MDKKIQILGMSQYLVSVIFDILNDNGQANFLDIFLNLKMKAIPQMPNFEFPYALHELGNGPDKKNPVIFGASGPKNKFPIFNYFKDTYKLSIKQFINVVHQTSYISKSVTLDAGCFVEQNVTISSQTKLGFGITIKRGALIGHHCIIGDFVDINPGAIIAGKVILGKGSVIGAGATILDGINIGKNSVIGAGSLVTKDIPSGVIAYGNPCKIIRNNSKWNIE; encoded by the coding sequence ATGGATAAAAAAATTCAAATTTTGGGAATGTCGCAGTATTTAGTTAGTGTGATTTTTGATATTTTAAATGATAATGGGCAGGCAAATTTTTTGGATATTTTCCTTAATTTGAAAATGAAAGCCATACCGCAAATGCCAAATTTCGAATTTCCATATGCCCTTCATGAATTAGGAAATGGTCCAGATAAAAAAAATCCGGTGATCTTTGGTGCATCAGGACCCAAAAACAAATTTCCTATCTTCAATTATTTCAAGGACACTTATAAACTTTCAATAAAGCAGTTTATAAATGTGGTTCACCAAACGTCCTATATATCAAAATCGGTAACTTTGGATGCTGGGTGTTTCGTGGAGCAAAATGTGACCATAAGTTCTCAAACAAAACTTGGTTTTGGGATAACCATAAAACGAGGTGCATTAATTGGGCATCATTGTATAATTGGGGATTTTGTGGACATTAACCCTGGGGCTATTATAGCAGGTAAAGTTATTCTTGGCAAAGGATCTGTAATTGGAGCAGGCGCTACTATATTGGATGGAATTAATATAGGAAAAAATTCTGTGATAGGAGCGGGGAGTTTGGTTACTAAAGATATCCCCTCTGGGGTAATTGCTTATGGGAATCCATGTAAAATTATTCGAAATAATTCAAAATGGAATATAGAATAA
- a CDS encoding glycosyltransferase — MSLISIIIPVYKSSESLKIIASELSKMETELGYSFEIIFVNDSPFFLETKKMLDYLEQEYVNIKTIAFRKNQGQHIATLAGINRSNGDYVITMDDDLQHPINEIPKLINAITSNVVIEGVFAVPNYLERKHSLWRSFGSYVFKKIDVIFLDKPKGLVLSSFRIMSRDLGKSITKNYNAMPAVSSLMVNATSNLKNIKVDHENRMFESTNYNLSKLITLSLNGILYYSSLPLRILGFIGIIGFLGSMIFIFSIVFRKLLIGIDYPGYASTVSLISFFGGLNLLAFGIIGEYLIRIIKEQQKTELEDLIK; from the coding sequence ATGTCATTAATTTCAATAATTATTCCTGTTTATAAAAGTTCGGAGAGTCTTAAGATCATAGCTTCAGAACTTTCGAAGATGGAAACCGAATTAGGGTATAGCTTTGAAATTATATTTGTAAATGACAGTCCTTTTTTCTTGGAAACAAAAAAAATGTTGGATTACTTGGAGCAGGAGTATGTGAATATAAAAACAATTGCTTTCAGGAAAAACCAAGGTCAACACATTGCTACCCTAGCTGGAATTAATAGGTCCAATGGAGATTACGTAATCACAATGGATGATGACCTTCAGCACCCAATTAACGAAATTCCCAAATTAATAAACGCTATTACTTCTAATGTTGTTATAGAAGGGGTTTTTGCTGTTCCAAATTATTTGGAAAGGAAACACTCCTTATGGAGGTCTTTTGGGAGTTATGTTTTTAAAAAGATAGATGTCATTTTTCTAGATAAACCAAAAGGTCTGGTCCTTTCCTCATTTAGAATTATGAGTAGGGATTTGGGAAAGTCCATAACCAAGAATTATAATGCGATGCCTGCTGTTTCCAGCCTGATGGTTAATGCTACCAGTAATTTAAAAAACATCAAGGTTGATCATGAAAACAGGATGTTTGAAAGTACTAATTATAATTTATCGAAATTGATAACACTTTCCCTTAATGGGATTTTGTATTATTCCTCACTACCATTAAGAATATTGGGTTTTATTGGCATAATAGGGTTTTTAGGATCAATGATTTTTATTTTTTCCATCGTATTTAGAAAACTATTGATAGGTATAGATTATCCAGGATATGCTTCTACAGTATCCCTTATTAGTTTTTTTGGGGGACTAAATTTATTGGCCTTTGGAATAATAGGGGAATATTTAATTAGGATTATTAAGGAGCAACAAAAAACGGAACTAGAGGATTTGATTAAATAA
- the rffA gene encoding dTDP-4-amino-4,6-dideoxygalactose transaminase, giving the protein MNIPFNKPYISGNELSYIKVAMASGKLSGAGKFTNKCQRFFEEKYKFGKCLLTTSCTDALEMAAILINIQPGDEVIMPAYTFVSTANAFVLRGAKIIFVDSRDDHPGMDESKIESLISPRTKAIVPVHYAGVACDMDIIMGLANRYDLFVIEDVAHAIDSYYIGNDGVKSALGSFGHLSTFSFHETKNIISGEGGMLVINDSSLMERSEIIWEKGTNRSAFFRGEIAKYSWVDIGSSFLPSEITAAFLWAQLEHLEEIQKRRIEIWNLYREKLQHLSEAFMVKLPVIPNYATNNGHMFYMVCENMELRSLLIERLKENDILAVFHYLSLHKSPFYSEKYHGTELKNSDRYSQCLLRLPFYFELGKNTIDLITNTIDETIKAN; this is encoded by the coding sequence ATGAATATTCCTTTTAACAAACCATATATATCTGGTAATGAGCTAAGTTATATTAAAGTAGCCATGGCTTCCGGGAAACTTTCCGGTGCCGGGAAATTCACGAATAAATGTCAGCGTTTTTTTGAAGAAAAATACAAGTTTGGGAAGTGCTTATTGACAACTTCATGTACAGACGCTTTGGAGATGGCTGCGATTTTAATAAATATACAACCCGGGGATGAAGTGATAATGCCAGCTTATACTTTTGTAAGCACTGCGAATGCATTTGTTCTTAGGGGAGCCAAAATAATTTTTGTTGATAGTAGAGATGACCATCCTGGGATGGACGAATCTAAAATAGAATCATTAATTAGTCCGAGAACCAAGGCAATTGTCCCTGTACACTATGCAGGCGTGGCTTGCGATATGGATATAATTATGGGATTGGCCAATAGATATGATCTATTTGTTATTGAAGATGTAGCCCATGCCATTGATAGCTATTATATTGGTAATGATGGTGTTAAAAGCGCATTGGGCTCCTTTGGTCATTTAAGTACTTTTTCTTTTCATGAAACAAAAAATATAATTTCTGGTGAGGGAGGGATGTTGGTGATCAATGATTCCAGTTTAATGGAAAGGTCAGAGATTATTTGGGAAAAAGGCACTAACCGTTCAGCTTTTTTTAGAGGTGAAATAGCAAAATATAGTTGGGTGGATATTGGAAGTTCATTTCTTCCTTCAGAAATTACAGCGGCATTTTTATGGGCACAATTGGAACATTTAGAAGAAATTCAAAAGCGAAGGATTGAAATATGGAACTTATATCGGGAAAAACTTCAGCATTTAAGTGAAGCCTTTATGGTAAAACTTCCAGTTATTCCCAATTACGCAACAAATAATGGGCATATGTTTTATATGGTTTGTGAAAATATGGAACTACGTTCACTCCTTATAGAAAGACTTAAAGAGAATGACATTTTAGCCGTTTTTCATTACTTAAGCTTGCATAAAAGCCCGTTTTATTCCGAAAAATATCACGGAACAGAATTGAAAAATTCAGATAGATATAGCCAGTGTTTACTAAGATTGCCCTTCTATTTTGAACTTGGGAAAAATACAATAGATTTAATTACCAATACAATAGATGAAACGATTAAAGCTAATTAA
- a CDS encoding ABC transporter ATP-binding protein — MDFFKKFIKRYFAGLSYFYSFLGYRIFVIVFLSVIVGLLDGLGLTMFLPLLQLVSESATVNPDSLGRLRFLVDFFEVIGIPLNLVSILCLMLVFFFGKGVMLYVSGIYKVNVQQWFIKKLRVSLVKGLNRLSYKFFVNTNFGRVQNTLTGEINKVSGAYTEYFTSFQYGILVFIYMVFAFFIDAQFAVLVSLGGVLTNFLYKNLYKNTKKASRKLTGENNVFENLVIQNIGNFKYLKATGASDKYTKRLIDSTSRIEQSNKKIGKLDALLNAGREPILITVVVAVIIIQITYFDSDLGPIIISLIFFYRALGYLVHLQIRWNKFLGTSGSLENMTKFSRELQVNQEKRGTVNFEEPIQTIELSNVSFNYEKTSILKDISFRINKKETIALVGESGSGKTTLVNIIAGLLPVDQGEFLINKIPTKDININNLQKRIGYITQDPVVFDDSLFNNISFWAERTEKNLERFWKAVNKAALSDFVNSLPEKENEPLGHSGIKLSGGQKQRISIARELYKEVEVLILDEATSALDSETEMVIQHNMDNLKGDYIIIIIAHRIATIKNADKIVIMKNGRISEIASYDKLIRESPYFKKMVRLQEI; from the coding sequence GTGGATTTTTTTAAAAAATTTATTAAAAGGTATTTTGCAGGCCTCTCCTATTTTTATTCTTTTTTAGGATACAGAATTTTTGTGATTGTTTTTCTCAGTGTAATTGTAGGGCTCTTGGATGGCCTAGGTTTAACAATGTTTTTACCCCTACTACAGTTAGTAAGTGAATCAGCGACGGTTAATCCTGATTCTTTGGGGAGATTACGTTTTTTAGTAGATTTTTTCGAAGTGATAGGTATACCCTTGAATTTAGTTTCTATTCTTTGCCTTATGTTGGTTTTTTTCTTCGGAAAAGGCGTGATGCTCTACGTTTCAGGTATATATAAGGTGAATGTGCAACAATGGTTTATTAAAAAATTAAGAGTAAGTCTTGTAAAAGGATTGAATAGGCTTTCATATAAATTTTTCGTAAATACTAATTTTGGAAGAGTTCAAAATACTTTAACAGGAGAGATAAATAAGGTCTCAGGTGCATATACTGAATATTTTACATCCTTCCAGTACGGTATCCTGGTTTTTATATATATGGTTTTTGCTTTCTTTATAGATGCCCAGTTTGCTGTTTTAGTGAGTTTGGGAGGGGTTTTAACCAATTTTCTTTATAAAAATTTATATAAGAACACTAAAAAAGCTTCTCGAAAATTAACTGGTGAAAATAATGTTTTTGAAAACTTGGTAATTCAGAATATTGGAAATTTCAAGTACCTTAAAGCCACAGGAGCATCAGATAAATATACCAAAAGGCTTATAGATTCAACGAGTAGGATTGAGCAGAGCAATAAAAAAATCGGTAAACTCGATGCTTTGCTCAATGCTGGAAGAGAACCTATTCTAATAACTGTTGTAGTAGCTGTAATTATTATTCAAATCACCTATTTCGATTCCGATCTCGGTCCTATTATAATCAGCTTAATATTTTTCTATAGGGCTTTAGGTTATTTAGTGCATTTGCAGATAAGATGGAATAAGTTCTTGGGAACGTCTGGGTCTTTAGAGAATATGACAAAATTTAGCAGAGAATTACAAGTTAATCAGGAAAAAAGAGGAACTGTAAACTTTGAAGAACCAATTCAAACTATAGAATTGTCAAATGTTTCTTTCAATTATGAAAAAACTTCAATATTAAAAGATATTTCCTTCAGAATAAATAAAAAGGAGACTATTGCTTTAGTGGGAGAAAGCGGCAGTGGGAAAACCACTTTAGTAAATATTATTGCCGGTTTATTGCCAGTTGATCAAGGTGAATTCCTTATAAATAAGATACCAACGAAAGATATAAATATTAATAATCTACAAAAAAGAATAGGATATATTACTCAGGATCCTGTGGTTTTTGATGATTCGCTTTTTAACAATATTTCTTTTTGGGCCGAACGAACGGAGAAAAACCTAGAACGGTTTTGGAAGGCAGTAAATAAGGCTGCGCTTTCAGATTTTGTTAATTCCCTTCCCGAAAAAGAAAATGAACCACTTGGTCATAGCGGCATCAAATTAAGTGGTGGTCAAAAACAACGTATTTCTATTGCAAGAGAATTGTATAAAGAAGTAGAGGTTCTTATTTTGGACGAAGCAACTTCAGCATTGGATTCTGAAACAGAAATGGTCATTCAGCATAATATGGACAACCTAAAAGGAGATTATATAATTATTATTATAGCCCATAGGATTGCCACCATTAAAAATGCTGATAAAATTGTAATAATGAAAAATGGAAGAATTTCGGAAATAGCCAGTTATGATAAATTGATTAGAGAATCGCCCTATTTCAAAAAAATGGTCCGGTTGCAGGAAATCTAA
- a CDS encoding FkbM family methyltransferase produces the protein MLNLRKHNLLRRSNLFGRLLRLPFLIIPKSMVIPILTGPLRGKKWIAGSHNNSVWLGTYESNQSLKFVQKSKESQIFLDLGAHAGYYTLLYKSVNKAATVYSFEPVETNYGFLQKHIKMNNLNNIFHFKKAVADKEGVLRFARGNSVGGKLSLEGDMNVCAIKLSRFIKEKIIQFPDLIKMDIEGAEYQVLKDLEPFLKSQKPVIFLSTHGDDIREACLNLMKSLDYKIIPLDEKSMIKAREYLMEPK, from the coding sequence ATGCTGAACTTAAGAAAACACAATTTATTGAGAAGGAGCAATCTTTTTGGAAGGTTATTAAGATTGCCTTTTTTAATAATTCCAAAGAGTATGGTAATCCCCATTCTTACTGGACCCCTGAGAGGAAAAAAATGGATTGCAGGTTCACATAACAATAGTGTTTGGCTAGGCACTTACGAGAGTAATCAGAGCTTAAAATTTGTTCAAAAATCTAAAGAATCCCAAATATTTTTGGATTTAGGCGCTCATGCAGGATATTATACGCTTTTATATAAATCTGTAAATAAAGCAGCTACTGTTTATAGCTTCGAACCAGTGGAAACGAATTATGGCTTTTTGCAGAAACATATTAAAATGAATAATCTTAATAATATTTTTCATTTTAAAAAAGCGGTAGCAGATAAAGAAGGCGTTTTAAGATTTGCAAGAGGGAATTCCGTAGGAGGTAAACTGAGTTTGGAAGGCGATATGAACGTATGTGCTATAAAACTTAGCAGATTTATTAAAGAAAAGATAATTCAGTTTCCAGATTTAATAAAAATGGATATCGAAGGAGCAGAATACCAGGTTCTCAAAGATCTGGAACCTTTTTTAAAGTCTCAGAAACCTGTAATTTTCCTCTCTACACACGGGGACGACATTCGGGAGGCCTGTTTGAATCTCATGAAAAGCTTGGATTATAAAATAATTCCTTTAGATGAAAAAAGTATGATAAAGGCACGTGAGTATTTAATGGAGCCAAAATAA
- a CDS encoding polysaccharide deacetylase family protein, whose amino-acid sequence MRSIFYLFLSFLSPVTRYLYRNRLRVLAYHEVPDPVPFEKQLRHLKAKYSIIRISQLHDYLYCKEKAFSLPKYPLLLTFDDGIYNLKENGLPLLKKYEIPACVFVVTEAINSNQEFWWDTLARKKAQEGKGQAEIRSCLNSLKKVPNRERRKVKKETIPVYGKQLTSEDLHYFEDSNIEIGNHSHTHPMFDKCETEEIISELDNSKRCFKDWQVGTFEYFAYPNGNHSGRAEKILKEYSVKLAFLFEHKINEKDLNPLRIARIAANSYMSLPELKAKVSGAHSTYTHLVARLKGVKENY is encoded by the coding sequence ATGCGCAGCATATTTTATCTCTTTTTAAGTTTTTTGAGCCCTGTTACAAGGTATTTGTATCGCAATAGGTTACGGGTTCTGGCCTATCACGAAGTTCCCGATCCTGTTCCATTCGAAAAGCAACTTCGGCATTTAAAAGCCAAATATTCCATTATTCGCATTTCCCAGCTTCATGATTATTTATATTGTAAAGAGAAAGCTTTCAGCTTACCTAAGTATCCGTTATTATTAACCTTCGATGATGGAATTTATAACTTAAAGGAAAATGGGCTTCCGTTGCTAAAGAAATACGAAATTCCGGCCTGTGTTTTTGTGGTTACCGAAGCAATTAATTCCAATCAGGAATTTTGGTGGGATACGCTGGCGAGAAAAAAAGCACAGGAAGGAAAGGGCCAGGCCGAAATTAGGAGCTGTTTAAACAGCTTAAAAAAAGTTCCCAACAGGGAAAGAAGAAAAGTAAAAAAGGAAACAATACCTGTTTATGGAAAACAATTGACAAGTGAAGATTTACATTATTTTGAAGATTCTAATATTGAAATAGGGAATCATTCCCATACTCATCCTATGTTTGATAAATGTGAAACAGAAGAGATAATTTCAGAACTGGATAATTCCAAAAGATGTTTTAAGGATTGGCAGGTAGGGACATTTGAGTATTTTGCTTATCCAAACGGAAATCATAGTGGCAGGGCCGAAAAAATTCTTAAAGAATATTCAGTGAAACTGGCATTTTTATTTGAACATAAAATTAACGAGAAAGACTTAAACCCTCTTAGAATAGCGAGAATTGCTGCCAACTCCTATATGAGCCTTCCAGAATTAAAGGCAAAGGTTTCTGGCGCCCACTCCACCTATACTCATCTCGTTGCAAGATTAAAAGGAGTTAAGGAAAATTACTAA
- a CDS encoding GNAT family N-acetyltransferase, producing MIEYRAFDLEKDIEETVKHIHAYKNKRYTKELLLWKHTRNPFGESKGGLALYNGKIIATVIYMKYNFQSKDKGVIRCLRGVDGCTAPEHRGKGIFKHLLRFSLDLHEGNYEFLYANPNQNSHPEMMKVGWRSLHRDFHYRVGVVVPSTKNHGEIRDFNPEDASKKLYYNYYTSANSTEFLKWRYERKEYKLKEFSFQGSKNYLAYRINRYKAIKYIIFCDYVGDINSINYAVKALCKYEQCYIIYYFPNVITNQINFLYTKKDRNVVLVYQENNFHIDDKLIMTCGDAEGIL from the coding sequence ATGATCGAGTATAGGGCTTTTGACTTAGAAAAGGATATTGAAGAAACGGTAAAACACATTCATGCTTATAAGAATAAACGCTACACTAAAGAATTACTGCTATGGAAACATACTCGTAATCCTTTTGGGGAATCTAAAGGAGGACTTGCTTTATACAATGGTAAAATTATTGCTACCGTAATTTATATGAAATATAATTTTCAGTCTAAAGATAAAGGAGTAATTCGTTGTCTTAGGGGAGTAGATGGTTGTACGGCACCAGAACATAGGGGAAAAGGAATTTTCAAACATTTATTGCGGTTTTCCCTGGATTTACACGAGGGAAATTATGAATTTTTATATGCAAACCCCAATCAAAATAGTCATCCCGAAATGATGAAAGTAGGGTGGCGCTCTTTACATAGGGATTTTCACTATAGGGTGGGGGTTGTGGTACCTTCTACCAAAAACCATGGTGAAATTAGGGATTTTAATCCAGAAGATGCTTCCAAAAAACTTTATTACAATTATTATACAAGCGCAAATTCTACGGAATTTTTAAAATGGAGGTACGAAAGAAAGGAGTATAAATTAAAGGAGTTTTCCTTTCAGGGTAGCAAGAATTATTTGGCCTACAGGATCAATAGGTACAAAGCAATTAAATATATTATATTTTGCGATTACGTTGGGGATATAAATAGTATAAACTACGCGGTTAAAGCGCTTTGCAAATATGAACAATGCTATATAATTTATTATTTTCCAAATGTTATCACTAACCAAATTAACTTTCTTTACACCAAAAAAGATCGAAATGTGGTACTTGTTTATCAGGAAAACAACTTTCATATTGATGATAAATTAATCATGACTTGCGGAGATGCCGAGGGAATACTATAA
- a CDS encoding class I SAM-dependent methyltransferase: MNKKFKIQELEYHFPYHHLPHLDNQDNVVNYRSLAWGYKYFCYLLHCKKIIESLRANSVLDVGCGEGRFLGLLGKEVPKKIGVDLSKRAIGFAKAFHPEIEFFPKDASEIEEKFDIVTAIEVLEHIPDEEVSDFFTKLAARTNEQGKILISVPSTVKPVSAKHYRHYNQELFENQLQAANIPFEIEKVEYVYREPKWLKFYIKLTNNKFGSLQVKYFNNLIWKYIQKNLCISDVEHGEELIVLLKRQQ; this comes from the coding sequence TTGAATAAAAAATTTAAAATACAGGAACTGGAGTACCACTTTCCCTATCATCATTTACCTCATTTAGATAACCAGGACAATGTAGTGAATTACCGTAGCCTTGCCTGGGGTTATAAATATTTCTGCTATTTATTGCATTGTAAAAAAATCATAGAATCCTTAAGAGCAAATTCGGTGTTGGATGTAGGCTGTGGGGAAGGTCGGTTTTTAGGTTTATTAGGTAAGGAGGTACCTAAAAAAATAGGGGTAGATCTTTCTAAGCGGGCCATAGGCTTTGCAAAGGCTTTCCATCCGGAGATTGAGTTCTTTCCTAAAGATGCTTCCGAAATTGAAGAAAAGTTTGATATAGTCACCGCAATTGAGGTTTTAGAGCATATTCCGGATGAAGAAGTAAGCGATTTTTTCACTAAACTTGCCGCAAGGACAAACGAACAGGGCAAAATACTAATAAGTGTTCCAAGCACGGTAAAACCGGTTTCTGCAAAGCACTATAGACATTATAACCAGGAATTGTTTGAAAATCAGCTTCAGGCGGCGAACATCCCCTTCGAAATTGAAAAAGTGGAATACGTATATAGGGAACCTAAATGGTTAAAGTTCTATATAAAACTCACCAATAATAAATTTGGGTCACTTCAGGTTAAATATTTCAATAATTTAATATGGAAATATATTCAGAAAAATCTTTGTATTAGTGATGTTGAACATGGCGAAGAGTTAATAGTTTTGCTAAAGAGGCAGCAATAG
- a CDS encoding ATP-binding cassette domain-containing protein: MQNLPLFEHTMLKNNGINLSGGQKQHISIARELHKDVEILILDEATSPLGCETEKAIQLSIEQLIGNYTLINNYP; the protein is encoded by the coding sequence ATTCAAAATTTGCCCTTATTTGAGCATACCATGTTGAAAAATAATGGAATTAATTTAAGTGGAGGGCAAAAACAGCATATTTCCATAGCCCGTGAGCTGCATAAAGATGTGGAAATATTGATTTTAGACGAGGCTACTTCCCCATTGGGTTGTGAGACGGAGAAGGCCATACAATTGAGTATTGAGCAACTTATAGGAAATTACACTCTTATTAATAATTACCCATAA